A genomic region of Drosophila kikkawai strain 14028-0561.14 chromosome X, DkikHiC1v2, whole genome shotgun sequence contains the following coding sequences:
- the Hmt4-20 gene encoding histone-lysine N-methyltransferase Suv4-20 isoform X3, which produces MVVGSNHTRRGETGSRFTSNNNNSSSSSGSTAASSASSSITTSATSSLANNPSPNPNTNPTATAASAAAAALLSSMSHKGHVPPPPAAPPSAQQQQQQHQQQPPPPHSNPHQQQHPHHAHYQQTHHHHHSNGGTAGSATGSGGSSSSSSAGVLNGCHSNGSAVSRLSQSTGMSPRELSENDDLATSLILDPHLGFQTHKMNIRFRPLKVDTQQLKAIVDDFIHTQNYDVAIQRIYDGPWIPRHLKNKNKIATKRLHDHIVRYLRVFDKDSGFAIEACYRYSLEEQRGAKISSTKRWSKNDKIECLVGCIAELTESEEAALLHSGKNDFSVMYSCRKNCAQLWLGPAAYINHDCRANCKFLATGRDTACVKVLRDIEVGEEITCFYGEDFFGDSNRYCECETCERRHMGAFAGKEDGLMLGLSSGLGLGLGLGTGGAGNGGGYRLRETDNRINRIKSRANSTNSTSNSNSNTNDSTGTSESSSSTTNGGGGGGATAAAAAAAAPALPPVTGSALTLPSHQGKEATAAVSLLEKKLPTNVVVSPLTMKELRQKGMTKYDAEMIMANAAYQQQHHHHQHHFHHHHHHHHHHHQQHNHGQHASTGAEATAAVQQMAMQKPGGTGGGGTGTGATTTATAGVASGAGSEVNGSNSGRSSSLRKSMRVNSTSSSISTASTDEVVVVPPPVTSTSLMVLVPRCKPAEIAALLKMRQQRQLRRSERQKEKQTDSESSDASEQQHQKKKREREREQQQRKMFILSEEEQQQPQQQQQEKRVTRNSAGRASAAGGGGLGARLATAQNNNMATNSSSSNNKATITNYKVGEDLKHKSSNSSSNRRKRKRSHHSSGNLIVKKLRIELNRIQIMYC; this is translated from the exons ATGGTCGTCGGCTCGAATCACACGCGTCGCGGTGAAACTGGCAGCAGATTtacaagcaacaacaacaatagcagcagctccagcggCTCCACAGCAGCCTCCTCGGCCAGCAGCAGTATAACCACCAGCGCAACGTCTTCACTAGCCAACAACCCCAGCCCCAATCCCAATACAAATCCCACGGCGACGGCGGCgtcagcggcagcggcagctctGTTGTCGTCAATGTCCCACAAAGGTCATGTTCcgccaccaccagcagcaccaccatccgcgcagcagcagcagcagcagcatcaacagcaaccgccgccgccgcattCGAATccgcaccagcagcagcatccccaTCATGCCCACTATCAGCAGACGCATCACCATCATCACTCGAATGGAGGAACCGCTGGATCGGCTACAGGTTCGGGaggatcatcatcatcatcatcagcaggtGTTCTTAATGGCTGCCATAGCAACGGCAGCGCCGTCAGTCGTCTGTCCCAATCCACCGGAATGTCGCCGCGCGAACTATCCGAGAACGATGATCTGGCCACATCGCTGATCCTTGATCCGCATCTTGGTTTCCAAACCCACAAGATGAACATACGCTTCCGGCCGCTTAAAGTGGATACGCAGCAGTTAAAAGCCATTGTTGATGATTTTATACACACGCAGAACTATGATGTGGCCATACAGCGGATCTACGATGGCCCCTGGATACCGCGCCACCTCAAGAATAAGAACAAGATAGCCACCAAGCGGTTGCACGATCAT ATCGTTCGTTATCTGCGGGTCTTTGACAAGGACAGCGGCTTTGCGATTGAGGCCTGCTATCGTTACTCGCTGGAGGAGCAGCGCGGCGCCAAGATAAGCTCAACGAAGCGCTGGTCAAAGAATGACAAAATCGAATGCCTAGTGGGCTGCATCGCTGAGCTGACCGAATCCGAGGAAGCGGCTTTATTGCATTCGGGCAAGAATGATTTCTCGGTGATGTATAGCTGCCGAAAGAACTGTGCCCAGCTGTGGCTAGGACCGGCTGCCTACATCAATCATGATTGTCGTGCCAATTGCAAATTTTTGGCCACCGGACGTGACACTGCCTGCGTTAAAGTGCTGCGCGACATTGAGGTGGGCGAGGAGATAACCTGCTTCTATGGCGAGGACTTTTTTGGTGATTCAAATCGTTACTGTGAGTGCGAGACATGCGAGCGACGGCATATGGGTGCCTTTGCCGGCAAGGAGGATGGCCTAATGCTTGGTCTTAGCTCGGGCCTAGGATTGGGTCTCGGTTTGGGCACCGGTGGTGCCGGCAATGGCGGTGGCTATCGTCTCCGTGAAACGGATAATCGTATTAATCGCATCAAGAGCCGTGCCAATTCCACCAATAGCACCTCGAACAGTAATAGCAACACGAATGATTCCACTGGCACCAGCGAgagtagcagcagcaccacgaatggtggtggtggaggaggagcaactgcagcagccgcagcagcggcggcaccTGCTTTACCTCCAGTTACTGGCTCCGCTTTAACGTTACCATCTCATCAAGGCAAGGAGGCCACTGCCGCCGTCTCTCTTCTAGAGAAAAAGTTGCCAACGAATGTGGTTGTCTCCCCGCTGACAATGAAGGAGCTGCGCCAAAAAGGCATGACCAAGTATGATGCCGAAATGATAATGGCCAATGCTGCgtatcagcagcagcatcatcatcaccagcatcatttccaccaccaccatcatcatcatcatcaccaccaTCAGCAGCACAATCATGGCCAGCATGCTAGCACCGGGGCCGAGGCCACGGCAGCCGTGCAGCAGATGGCCATGCAAAAGCCAGGAGGAACGGGAGGCGGCGGTACAGGAACAGGAGCaaccacaacagcaacagcaggcgtGGCCAGCGGAGCAGGCTCCGAAGTGAATGGCAGCAACAGCGGTCGCTCCAGCAGCCTGCGCAAATCGATGCGTGTGAatagcaccagcagcagcatttccACAGCCTCCACCGatgaggtggtggtggtgccgccTCCCGTTACGAGCACATCACTGATGGTCCTGGTGCCACGTTGCAAGCCCGCGGAAATTGCAGCTTTGCTCAAGATGCGACAGCAACGCCAGCTGAGACGCAGCGAGCGGCAGAAGGAGAAGCAAACGGATAGCGAGAGCAGCGATGCCAgcgagcagcagcaccaaaaAAAGAAGCGAGAAAGggagcgggagcagcagcagcgcaaaATGTTTATACTTTCGGaggaggagcaacagcagccgcagcagcagcagcaggagaagcGTGTGACGCGTAACAGTGCGGGAAGAGCGAGTgctgctggaggaggaggattgGGAGCCAGATTAGCCactgcccaaaacaataacatggcaaccaacagcagcagcagcaacaacaaagcaaCGATTACAAATT ATAAAGTTGGAGAAGATTTAAAGCATAAAagtagcaacagcagcagcaaccgaAGGAAGCGGAAAAGGAGCCAccacagcagcggcaacttGATAGTTAAAAAGCTAAGAATAGAATTAAATCGCATACAAATCATGTACTGTTGA
- the Hmt4-20 gene encoding histone-lysine N-methyltransferase Suv4-20 isoform X1 → MVVGSNHTRRGETGSRFTSNNNNSSSSSGSTAASSASSSITTSATSSLANNPSPNPNTNPTATAASAAAAALLSSMSHKGHVPPPPAAPPSAQQQQQQHQQQPPPPHSNPHQQQHPHHAHYQQTHHHHHSNGGTAGSATGSGGSSSSSSAGVLNGCHSNGSAVSRLSQSTGMSPRELSENDDLATSLILDPHLGFQTHKMNIRFRPLKVDTQQLKAIVDDFIHTQNYDVAIQRIYDGPWIPRHLKNKNKIATKRLHDHIVRYLRVFDKDSGFAIEACYRYSLEEQRGAKISSTKRWSKNDKIECLVGCIAELTESEEAALLHSGKNDFSVMYSCRKNCAQLWLGPAAYINHDCRANCKFLATGRDTACVKVLRDIEVGEEITCFYGEDFFGDSNRYCECETCERRHMGAFAGKEDGLMLGLSSGLGLGLGLGTGGAGNGGGYRLRETDNRINRIKSRANSTNSTSNSNSNTNDSTGTSESSSSTTNGGGGGGATAAAAAAAAPALPPVTGSALTLPSHQGKEATAAVSLLEKKLPTNVVVSPLTMKELRQKGMTKYDAEMIMANAAYQQQHHHHQHHFHHHHHHHHHHHQQHNHGQHASTGAEATAAVQQMAMQKPGGTGGGGTGTGATTTATAGVASGAGSEVNGSNSGRSSSLRKSMRVNSTSSSISTASTDEVVVVPPPVTSTSLMVLVPRCKPAEIAALLKMRQQRQLRRSERQKEKQTDSESSDASEQQHQKKKREREREQQQRKMFILSEEEQQQPQQQQQEKRVTRNSAGRASAAGGGGLGARLATAQNNNMATNSSSSNNKATITNCNNHNSTNSSRINHNSNLSGRLSVKSKKPAPSEASSTSSTSATSSEQQQQQQQQQATRRSRSHSPAYKKNLLASFDPPKEQQQQQQEGAIPLVKQKRSRRAAALAAAQSIHCDALGTTAAAAGGDRGASNSQRKRSNAGEAAPLATANLEPLLKTPERRLKLTLRMKRSPILDEVIELGTSLSNDHRHSMRHNGSVLGRSGATAAAASGGGGGGAGLQGGAGAEGTAAGRASTDGGGALNLTSSSSSNGIEYEILRMEGISEHGNDDDEEEEDTEEEEEEEDTEEEQEDEEEEEQEQSQVEEQKKAPEEEEPEPPHYEPLAKKQRKKQRSRSRSCQRRSPAPSNSVVYGTPQKKRLRLIFGNESHTIDIPPAAVVTPPAAAAGSEGTVDELNSSGGGDDESFNASYASSTSLTVNTSSQTTSSNSAASTSTNTSSVEAVDSSSVVPANATAAQSPSSTTTSSFQSACTSTTNSNSYFPNGSKQQQREESYALHYYQLGKFASTSSPGQGQAIVSSSSGSGAGTAATGAGGFLSMPKHTFGTCALLAPTSFASLQQQQPAAQQQIKSSGGVGGGVVVATSTSTTHLNNNHHHGQK, encoded by the exons ATGGTCGTCGGCTCGAATCACACGCGTCGCGGTGAAACTGGCAGCAGATTtacaagcaacaacaacaatagcagcagctccagcggCTCCACAGCAGCCTCCTCGGCCAGCAGCAGTATAACCACCAGCGCAACGTCTTCACTAGCCAACAACCCCAGCCCCAATCCCAATACAAATCCCACGGCGACGGCGGCgtcagcggcagcggcagctctGTTGTCGTCAATGTCCCACAAAGGTCATGTTCcgccaccaccagcagcaccaccatccgcgcagcagcagcagcagcagcatcaacagcaaccgccgccgccgcattCGAATccgcaccagcagcagcatccccaTCATGCCCACTATCAGCAGACGCATCACCATCATCACTCGAATGGAGGAACCGCTGGATCGGCTACAGGTTCGGGaggatcatcatcatcatcatcagcaggtGTTCTTAATGGCTGCCATAGCAACGGCAGCGCCGTCAGTCGTCTGTCCCAATCCACCGGAATGTCGCCGCGCGAACTATCCGAGAACGATGATCTGGCCACATCGCTGATCCTTGATCCGCATCTTGGTTTCCAAACCCACAAGATGAACATACGCTTCCGGCCGCTTAAAGTGGATACGCAGCAGTTAAAAGCCATTGTTGATGATTTTATACACACGCAGAACTATGATGTGGCCATACAGCGGATCTACGATGGCCCCTGGATACCGCGCCACCTCAAGAATAAGAACAAGATAGCCACCAAGCGGTTGCACGATCAT ATCGTTCGTTATCTGCGGGTCTTTGACAAGGACAGCGGCTTTGCGATTGAGGCCTGCTATCGTTACTCGCTGGAGGAGCAGCGCGGCGCCAAGATAAGCTCAACGAAGCGCTGGTCAAAGAATGACAAAATCGAATGCCTAGTGGGCTGCATCGCTGAGCTGACCGAATCCGAGGAAGCGGCTTTATTGCATTCGGGCAAGAATGATTTCTCGGTGATGTATAGCTGCCGAAAGAACTGTGCCCAGCTGTGGCTAGGACCGGCTGCCTACATCAATCATGATTGTCGTGCCAATTGCAAATTTTTGGCCACCGGACGTGACACTGCCTGCGTTAAAGTGCTGCGCGACATTGAGGTGGGCGAGGAGATAACCTGCTTCTATGGCGAGGACTTTTTTGGTGATTCAAATCGTTACTGTGAGTGCGAGACATGCGAGCGACGGCATATGGGTGCCTTTGCCGGCAAGGAGGATGGCCTAATGCTTGGTCTTAGCTCGGGCCTAGGATTGGGTCTCGGTTTGGGCACCGGTGGTGCCGGCAATGGCGGTGGCTATCGTCTCCGTGAAACGGATAATCGTATTAATCGCATCAAGAGCCGTGCCAATTCCACCAATAGCACCTCGAACAGTAATAGCAACACGAATGATTCCACTGGCACCAGCGAgagtagcagcagcaccacgaatggtggtggtggaggaggagcaactgcagcagccgcagcagcggcggcaccTGCTTTACCTCCAGTTACTGGCTCCGCTTTAACGTTACCATCTCATCAAGGCAAGGAGGCCACTGCCGCCGTCTCTCTTCTAGAGAAAAAGTTGCCAACGAATGTGGTTGTCTCCCCGCTGACAATGAAGGAGCTGCGCCAAAAAGGCATGACCAAGTATGATGCCGAAATGATAATGGCCAATGCTGCgtatcagcagcagcatcatcatcaccagcatcatttccaccaccaccatcatcatcatcatcaccaccaTCAGCAGCACAATCATGGCCAGCATGCTAGCACCGGGGCCGAGGCCACGGCAGCCGTGCAGCAGATGGCCATGCAAAAGCCAGGAGGAACGGGAGGCGGCGGTACAGGAACAGGAGCaaccacaacagcaacagcaggcgtGGCCAGCGGAGCAGGCTCCGAAGTGAATGGCAGCAACAGCGGTCGCTCCAGCAGCCTGCGCAAATCGATGCGTGTGAatagcaccagcagcagcatttccACAGCCTCCACCGatgaggtggtggtggtgccgccTCCCGTTACGAGCACATCACTGATGGTCCTGGTGCCACGTTGCAAGCCCGCGGAAATTGCAGCTTTGCTCAAGATGCGACAGCAACGCCAGCTGAGACGCAGCGAGCGGCAGAAGGAGAAGCAAACGGATAGCGAGAGCAGCGATGCCAgcgagcagcagcaccaaaaAAAGAAGCGAGAAAGggagcgggagcagcagcagcgcaaaATGTTTATACTTTCGGaggaggagcaacagcagccgcagcagcagcagcaggagaagcGTGTGACGCGTAACAGTGCGGGAAGAGCGAGTgctgctggaggaggaggattgGGAGCCAGATTAGCCactgcccaaaacaataacatggcaaccaacagcagcagcagcaacaacaaagcaaCGATTACAAATTGTAATAATCATAATAGTACTAATAGCAGTAGAATTAACCATAATTCTAATCTTAGCGGTAGACTTAGTGTTAAATCAAAGAAGCCAGCACCAAGTGAGGCCTCGTCCACATCCTCAACCTCAGCCACATCCTcagagcagcaacagcaacagcagcagcagcaggcaacgCGTCGCAGTCGCAGCCACAGTCCCGCCTATAAAAAGAACCTTTTGGCCAGCTTCGATCCTCCcaaggagcaacagcagcagcagcaggaaggaGCCATACCCCTCGTCAAGCAGAAGCGCAGTCGCCGGGCGGCCGCTTTGGCAGCAGCCCAAAGTATACACTGTGATGCCTTGGGAacaacagcggcggcggcgggcgGCGATCGTGGAGCCTCTAATAGCCAACGAAAGAGATCTAATGCTGGAGAAGCTGCTCCCCTTGCCACTGCCAACTTGGAACCCCTGCTAAAGACGCCGGAGCGCAGGCTAAAGCTTACCTTGCGCATGAAGCGTTCGCCCATTCTGGACGAAGTTATTGAGTTGGGAACGAGTTTGAGCAACGATCATCGTCACTCGATGCGGCACAATGGCAGCGTCTTGGGCCGCAGTggggcaacagcagcagcagcgagtggaggtggaggaggaggagcaggtctgcaaggaggagctggagcagaagGAACTGCTGCAGGCAGAGCATCAACGGATGGTGGAGGAGCATTGAATCTAACCAGCAGCAGTAGCTCCAATGGCATTGAGTATGAGATATTGCGGATGGAGGGCATCTCGGAGCATGGCAACGATGATGACGAGGAGGAAGAAGAtacagaggaggaggaggaggaagaagaTACAGAGGAGGAGCAAGAAgatgaagaggaggaggagcaggagcagagtCAAGTAgaggaacaaaaaaaagcacCTGAAGAGGAAGAACCAGAGCCGCCACACTACGAGCCGCTGgccaaaaagcaaagaaaaaaacagcgcagtaggagcaggagctgccaGCGGAGATCGCCGGCTCCCAGCAACAGTGTTGTGTACGGCACACCGCAAAAGAAGCGACTCCGCTTGATCTTTGGCAACGAGTCCCACACCATAGACATTCCACCAGCAGCAGTAGTaacaccaccagcagcagcagctggatcAGAGGGCACCGTTGATGAGCTCAATAGCAGTGGCGGCGGCGATGATGAGTCCTTCAATGCCTCTTATGCCAGCAGCACCAGCCTGACGGTTAATACCTCCTCGCAGacaaccagcagcaacagtgccgccagcaccagcaccaacACATCTTCTGTAGAGGCCGTGGATTCGTCCAGTGTTGTTCCAGCCAATGCCACCGCTGCCCAATCGCCatcctccaccaccaccagctccttTCAATCGGCCTGCACGTCGACCACCAACAGCAATAGCTACTTTCCCAACGGgagcaagcagcagcagcgcgaGGAGTCCTATGCGTTGCACTATTACCAGTTGGGCAAGTTTGCCAGCACCTCGAGTCCCGGCCAGGGACAGGCCATAGTTAGCAGTAGCAGTGGTtcaggagcaggaacagcagCCACAGGAGCTGGAGGATTCCTGAGCATGCCCAAGCATACATTTGGCACTTGTGCCCTGTTGGCGCCCACTAGCTTTGCTagcctccagcagcagcagccggcggCACAGCAACAGATAAAGTCCAgcggaggagtaggaggaggtGTGGTGGTGGCCACTTCAACATCCACAACTCATCTTAACAACAATCATCATCATGGCCAGAAATAA
- the Hmt4-20 gene encoding histone-lysine N-methyltransferase Suv4-20 isoform X2 gives MVVGSNHTRRGETGSRFTSNNNNSSSSSGSTAASSASSSITTSATSSLANNPSPNPNTNPTATAASAAAAALLSSMSHKGHVPPPPAAPPSAQQQQQQHQQQPPPPHSNPHQQQHPHHAHYQQTHHHHHSNGGTAGSATGSGGSSSSSSAGVLNGCHSNGSAVSRLSQSTGMSPRELSENDDLATSLILDPHLGFQTHKMNIRFRPLKVDTQQLKAIVDDFIHTQNYDVAIQRIYDGPWIPRHLKNKNKIATKRLHDHIVRYLRVFDKDSGFAIEACYRYSLEEQRGAKISSTKRWSKNDKIECLVGCIAELTESEEAALLHSGKNDFSVMYSCRKNCAQLWLGPAAYINHDCRANCKFLATGRDTACVKVLRDIEVGEEITCFYGEDFFGDSNRYCECETCERRHMGAFAGKEDGLMLGLSSGLGLGLGLGTGGAGNGGGYRLRETDNRINRIKSRANSTNSTSNSNSNTNDSTGTSESSSSTTNGGGGGGATAAAAAAAAPALPPVTGSALTLPSHQGKEATAAVSLLEKKLPTNVVVSPLTMKELRQKGMTKYDAEMIMANAAYQQQHHHHQHHFHHHHHHHHHHHQQHNHGQHASTGAEATAAVQQMAMQKPGGTGGGGTGTGATTTATAGVASGAGSEVNGSNSGRSSSLRKSMRVNSTSSSISTASTDEVVVVPPPVTSTSLMVLVPRCKPAEIAALLKMRQQRQLRRSERQKEKQTDSESSDASEQQHQKKKREREREQQQRKMFILSEEEQQQPQQQQQEKRVTRNSAGRASAAGGGGLGARLATAQNNNMATNSSSSNNKATITNSVDLVLNQRSQHQVRPRPHPQPQPHPQSSNSNSSSSRQRVAVAATVPPIKRTFWPASILPRSNSSSSRKEPYPSSSRSAVAGRPLWQQPKVYTVMPWEQQRRRRAAIVEPLIANERDLMLEKLLPLPLPTWNPC, from the exons ATGGTCGTCGGCTCGAATCACACGCGTCGCGGTGAAACTGGCAGCAGATTtacaagcaacaacaacaatagcagcagctccagcggCTCCACAGCAGCCTCCTCGGCCAGCAGCAGTATAACCACCAGCGCAACGTCTTCACTAGCCAACAACCCCAGCCCCAATCCCAATACAAATCCCACGGCGACGGCGGCgtcagcggcagcggcagctctGTTGTCGTCAATGTCCCACAAAGGTCATGTTCcgccaccaccagcagcaccaccatccgcgcagcagcagcagcagcagcatcaacagcaaccgccgccgccgcattCGAATccgcaccagcagcagcatccccaTCATGCCCACTATCAGCAGACGCATCACCATCATCACTCGAATGGAGGAACCGCTGGATCGGCTACAGGTTCGGGaggatcatcatcatcatcatcagcaggtGTTCTTAATGGCTGCCATAGCAACGGCAGCGCCGTCAGTCGTCTGTCCCAATCCACCGGAATGTCGCCGCGCGAACTATCCGAGAACGATGATCTGGCCACATCGCTGATCCTTGATCCGCATCTTGGTTTCCAAACCCACAAGATGAACATACGCTTCCGGCCGCTTAAAGTGGATACGCAGCAGTTAAAAGCCATTGTTGATGATTTTATACACACGCAGAACTATGATGTGGCCATACAGCGGATCTACGATGGCCCCTGGATACCGCGCCACCTCAAGAATAAGAACAAGATAGCCACCAAGCGGTTGCACGATCAT ATCGTTCGTTATCTGCGGGTCTTTGACAAGGACAGCGGCTTTGCGATTGAGGCCTGCTATCGTTACTCGCTGGAGGAGCAGCGCGGCGCCAAGATAAGCTCAACGAAGCGCTGGTCAAAGAATGACAAAATCGAATGCCTAGTGGGCTGCATCGCTGAGCTGACCGAATCCGAGGAAGCGGCTTTATTGCATTCGGGCAAGAATGATTTCTCGGTGATGTATAGCTGCCGAAAGAACTGTGCCCAGCTGTGGCTAGGACCGGCTGCCTACATCAATCATGATTGTCGTGCCAATTGCAAATTTTTGGCCACCGGACGTGACACTGCCTGCGTTAAAGTGCTGCGCGACATTGAGGTGGGCGAGGAGATAACCTGCTTCTATGGCGAGGACTTTTTTGGTGATTCAAATCGTTACTGTGAGTGCGAGACATGCGAGCGACGGCATATGGGTGCCTTTGCCGGCAAGGAGGATGGCCTAATGCTTGGTCTTAGCTCGGGCCTAGGATTGGGTCTCGGTTTGGGCACCGGTGGTGCCGGCAATGGCGGTGGCTATCGTCTCCGTGAAACGGATAATCGTATTAATCGCATCAAGAGCCGTGCCAATTCCACCAATAGCACCTCGAACAGTAATAGCAACACGAATGATTCCACTGGCACCAGCGAgagtagcagcagcaccacgaatggtggtggtggaggaggagcaactgcagcagccgcagcagcggcggcaccTGCTTTACCTCCAGTTACTGGCTCCGCTTTAACGTTACCATCTCATCAAGGCAAGGAGGCCACTGCCGCCGTCTCTCTTCTAGAGAAAAAGTTGCCAACGAATGTGGTTGTCTCCCCGCTGACAATGAAGGAGCTGCGCCAAAAAGGCATGACCAAGTATGATGCCGAAATGATAATGGCCAATGCTGCgtatcagcagcagcatcatcatcaccagcatcatttccaccaccaccatcatcatcatcatcaccaccaTCAGCAGCACAATCATGGCCAGCATGCTAGCACCGGGGCCGAGGCCACGGCAGCCGTGCAGCAGATGGCCATGCAAAAGCCAGGAGGAACGGGAGGCGGCGGTACAGGAACAGGAGCaaccacaacagcaacagcaggcgtGGCCAGCGGAGCAGGCTCCGAAGTGAATGGCAGCAACAGCGGTCGCTCCAGCAGCCTGCGCAAATCGATGCGTGTGAatagcaccagcagcagcatttccACAGCCTCCACCGatgaggtggtggtggtgccgccTCCCGTTACGAGCACATCACTGATGGTCCTGGTGCCACGTTGCAAGCCCGCGGAAATTGCAGCTTTGCTCAAGATGCGACAGCAACGCCAGCTGAGACGCAGCGAGCGGCAGAAGGAGAAGCAAACGGATAGCGAGAGCAGCGATGCCAgcgagcagcagcaccaaaaAAAGAAGCGAGAAAGggagcgggagcagcagcagcgcaaaATGTTTATACTTTCGGaggaggagcaacagcagccgcagcagcagcagcaggagaagcGTGTGACGCGTAACAGTGCGGGAAGAGCGAGTgctgctggaggaggaggattgGGAGCCAGATTAGCCactgcccaaaacaataacatggcaaccaacagcagcagcagcaacaacaaagcaaCGATTACAAATT CGGTAGACTTAGTGTTAAATCAAAGAAGCCAGCACCAAGTGAGGCCTCGTCCACATCCTCAACCTCAGCCACATCCTcagagcagcaacagcaacagcagcagcagcaggcaacgCGTCGCAGTCGCAGCCACAGTCCCGCCTATAAAAAGAACCTTTTGGCCAGCTTCGATCCTCCcaaggagcaacagcagcagcagcaggaaggaGCCATACCCCTCGTCAAGCAGAAGCGCAGTCGCCGGGCGGCCGCTTTGGCAGCAGCCCAAAGTATACACTGTGATGCCTTGGGAacaacagcggcggcggcgggcgGCGATCGTGGAGCCTCTAATAGCCAACGAAAGAGATCTAATGCTGGAGAAGCTGCTCCCCTTGCCACTGCCAACTTGGAACCCCTGCTAA
- the SkpA gene encoding S-phase kinase-associated protein 1, with protein sequence MPSIKLQSSDDEIFDTDIQIAKCSGTIKTMLEDCGMEDDENAVVPLPNVNSTILRKVLTWAHYHKDDPQPTEDDESKEKRTDDIISWDADFLKVDQGTLFELILAANYLDIKGLLELTCKTVANMIKGKTPEEIRKTFNIKKDFTPAEEEQVRKENEWCEEK encoded by the coding sequence ATGCCGAGCATCAAGCTACAATCGTCCGATGACGAGATCTTCGACACTGATATTCAGATTGCCAAGTGCTCGGGCACTATCAAGACCATGCTTGAGGATTGCGGCATGGAGGATGATGAGAATGCGGTGGTGCCGCTGCCCAATGTCAACTCGACGATCCTACGAAAGGTGCTCACCTGGGCCCATTATCACAAGGATGATCCGCAGCCCACGGAGGATGATGAGAGCAAGGAGAAGCGCACCGATGACATTATCTCGTGGGATGCTGATTTCCTTAAAGTCGATCAGGGCACACTCTTTGAACTGATTTTGGCGGCCAACTATTTGGATATTAAGGGTCTATTGGAGCTTACCTGCAAGACGGTGGCCAATATGATCAAGGGCAAGACACCGGAAGAAATCCGCAAGACGTTCAACATCAAGAAGGACTTTACGCCcgccgaggaggagcaggtgcgCAAGGAGAACGAGTGGTGTGAGGAGAAGTAG